The Brachionichthys hirsutus isolate HB-005 chromosome 3, CSIRO-AGI_Bhir_v1, whole genome shotgun sequence genome has a window encoding:
- the LOC137913498 gene encoding nuclear factor of activated T-cells, cytoplasmic 1-like — protein MKSAEEDAYGYTPNVSLSLPLAMGNPCLGGQYHTLQSSPIISVSSCHHTGYSLQNDNHAASGYYLPHALRPNGAPALESPRIEITAYSQYPENEVEENSSDDHIIKRGLNSIVTLTLPNADGYRDPTCLSPASSISSRSCNSEASSYESSFYNYDNSPQNSPWQSPCVSPKGSSSLQSCPHASGLAASPHHSPSTSPQIGAVAEEGWPAQPRGSRPNSPTCSGNCGGIGKRKHSFNGTTYHQTTCSPIQSPIPSPHGSPKVSITDESWLANTNQYTNSAIVAAINALTTDGIVDMGEGIPIKTRKTMLDHSSPMSLKVEPGGQGHDGELCHEDYPSRLSLKKEGFCGGFLDVPQHPYSWSKPKPYLSPSLPALDWQLASCSGPYNLQIEVQPKSHHRAHYETEGSRGAVKALSGGHPVVQLYGYMESEPLTLQLFIGTADDRLLRPHAFYQVHRITGKTVSTASHEVMQSNTKVLEIPLLPENNMRAIIDCAGILKLRNSDIELRKGETDIGRKNTRVRLVFRVHINQPNGRTLSLQTTSNPIECSQRSAQELPLVEKQSLDSYSATGGKRMLLSGLNFLPDSKVVFVEKAQDGHHLWETEAKVDKGSFKSSGLVVEIPPYRNQRISSPVQVNFYVCNGKRKRSQCQRFTYLPPNVPIIKTEPSDEYDSLGTTRLPMHSKPYYSHPRLTPILPGADPDVCLVSGYPSCPPRHHVMSSTPPNSSPTLHDLSPVSYSKCLPNSPSHGAPPGPGVPHIQETPGCPSLAHPASPDHSPSLGMFHSQCSPGPHGYHPIYANSSPSSSPASHPSTPSGTAESPVLQAYSPSQAQAAASSPSLLPEDASPPSMAITVKQEPQELDQMYLDDGESREISAETYAVGEWVYFRRGNDHKH, from the exons ATGCATATGGCTACACACCAAATGTCAGCTTGTCCCTTCCACTGGCCATGGGCAACCCTTGTCTCGGCGGCCAGTACCACACCTTACAGTCCAGCCCAATCATCTCAGTTTCCTCCTGCCACCATACAGGCTACAGCCTCCAGAATGACAACCACGCAGCATCAGGCTATTACCTGCCCCATGCCTTGAGACCCAATGGGGCCCCTGCCCTTGAAAGCCCTCGCATTGAGATCACTGCCTACAGTCAGTATCCGGAGAATGAGGTAGAAGAGAACAGCAGTGATGACCACATCATCAAACGAGGTCTCAATTCCATTGTCACGCTGACACTGCCCAATGCAGATGGCTACCGTGATCCTACTTGCCTCAGTCCCGCGAGTAGCATTTCCTCACGTAGCTGTAACTCAGAGGCCTCCTCCTATGAGTCCAGCTTCTACAACTATGACAACTCCCCACAGAACTCCCCCTGGCAGTCTCCCTGCGTTTCTCCTAAAGGCTCATCCTCTCTTCAGTCGTGCCCACATGCCAGTGGCCTTGCAGCTTCCCCTCACCATtccccctccacctcccctcAGATAGGAGCTGTTGCCGAAGAAGGTTGGCCTGCTCAACCTCGTGGTTCCAGGCCCAACTCCCCGACATGTAGTGGAAACTGTGGCGGTATTGGGAAAAGAAAGCACAGCTTCAATGGCACGACTTACCATCAAACAACTTGCTCACCCATCCAGTCACCCATCCCATCTCCTCATGGCTCCCCCAAGGTCAGCATCACAGATGAGAGCTGGCTAGCCAACACCAATCAGTACACCAACTCTGCCATTGTGGCTGCCATCAACGCGCTAACCACAGATGGCATAGTAGACATGGGGGAGGGAATCCCAATCAAGACACGTAAAACCATGCTGGACCACTCATCTCCTATGAGCCTAAAGGTGGAGCCCGGTGGTCAAGGTCACGATGGGGAACTCTGCCATGAGGACTACCCTTCCCGCCTGTCCCTCAAGAAGGAGGGCTTCTGTGGCGGGTTCCTGGATGTGCCCCAGCATCCATACTCATGGTCTAAACCCAAGCCTTACCTCAG CCCGTCTCTGCCCGCTCTCGACTGGCAGCTTGCGTCCTGCTCCGGCCCGTACAATCTGCAGATTGAGGTGCAGCCCAAGTCCCACCACAGGGCCCACTATGAGACCGAAGGCAGCCGAGGGGCAGTGAAGGCATTGTCAGGTGGCCACCCTGTGGTACAG CTTTATGGGTACATGGAAAGCGAGCCACTCACCCTGCAGCTGTTCATTGGGACCGCAGACGACCGCCTCCTGCGACCACATGCCTTCTACCAGGTCCACCGCATCACCGGCAAAACCGTCTCAACCGCCAGTCATGAAGTCATGCAATCTAATACCAAAGTCCTGGAGATCCCTCTGCTGCCTGAAAACAACATGAGAGCCAT AATTGACTGTGCAGGAATCCTGAAGCTGCGTAATTCAGACATCGAGCTTCGCAAAGGGGAAACAGACATCGGACGCAAAAACACTCGCGTGAGACTGGTGTTCCGAGTGCACATCAACCAGCCCAATGGCAGGACGCTGTCCTTACAGACTACGTCGAACCCCATCGAATGCT CCCAGCGCTCAGCGCAGGAGCTTCCCTTGGTGGAGAAGCAGAGTTTGGATAGCTACTCTGCCACCGGAGGTAAAAGGATGCTCCTGAGTGGCCTCAACTTCCTCCCCGACTCCAAGGTGGTGTTTGTGGAGAAGGCACAGG ATGGGCATCATCTGTGGGAGACAGAAGCCAAAGTTGACAAGGGCTCCTTCAAATCT AGCGGTCTTGTTGTGGAGATCCCACCCTACAGGAACCAGAGAATATCCAGCCCAGTGCAGGTTAACTTCTACGTCTGCAAtggcaagaggaagaggagtcagtGCCAGCGCTTCACCTACCTGCCTCCCAATG tgCCGATAATAAAGACTGAACCCAGTGATGAGTATGATTCTCTGGGGACTACGAGACTGCCCATGCATTCAAAACCCTATTACAGCCATCCCAGGTTGACTCCCATCCTGCCTGGTGCTGATCCCGATGTCTGCTTGGTCAGCGGCTACCCTTCATGCCCACCCCGCCATCATGTCATGTCATCAACACCCCCAAACTCCagccccaccctgcatgacctCTCACCTGTGTCATACAGCAAGTGCCTACCCAACAGCCCCAGCCATGGAGCGCCACCAGGCCCAGGTGTACCCCACATCCAGGAGACTCCTGGCTGCCCCAGCCTCGCACACCCAGCATCACCGGACCACAGTCCTTCCTTAGGGATGTTCCATTCCCAGTGCAGCCCAGGGCCTCATGGTTACCATCCAATCTATGCCAACAGcagtccttcctcctccccagcGTCCCATCCCTCTACTCCCAGTGGGACGGCAGAGAGCCCAGTCCTTCAAGCATACAGCCCCAGTCAGGCTCAGGCAGCAGCCAGCTCACCCAGCCTGTTACCTGAGGATGCCAGCCCGCCTTCGATGGCCATCACCGTCAAACAGGAGCCCCAGGAACTGGACCAGATGTACCTAGACGATGGTGAGTCAAGAGAAATAAG TGCAGAGACTTACGCAGTGGGTGAATGGGTTTACTTCAGGCGAGGGAATGATCATAAGCACTGA